From a region of the Babesia bovis T2Bo chromosome 1, whole genome shotgun sequence genome:
- a CDS encoding putative proteasome beta 2 subunit codes for MADTLIGIKGPDFVAIACDTYEKYSIITIKNDDESKIMKIGDSKVMMLAGPLGDRSQFSKMIKATLDYHKYKNSKELSTNAAAHFVRLELAEYLRQSPYQVDMLIAGIDQDGPKLFWIDYLASCTQADTAVHGYGGFLLRGLLDKEYKPNMTREEAIALLKKCRHEVQNRFLISQSNFAAKIIDKDGVHDVDIKDDDVPEAFTSKHHTAYMPIDVTMQ; via the exons ATGGCAGACACACTTATCGGAATTAAAGGGCCAGATTTTGTCGCAATAGCCTGCGATACCTACGAAAAATACTCAATAATCACCATCAaaaatgatgatgaaaGTAAAATTATGAAAATAGGAGACTCAAAAGTCATGATGCTAGCTGGTCCACTAGGAGATCGATCGCAGTTTTCGAAGATGATTAAAGCCACTTTGGATTATCacaaatacaaaaattCAAAAGAACTTTCAACCAATGCCGCTGCACATTTCGTAAGACTTGAGCTGGCAGAATACCTAAGACAGAGTCCGTATCAAGTTGATATGCTCATCGCAGGAATAGATCAG GATGGACCTAAACTTTTCTGGATTGACTACTTGGCTAGCTGCACTCAGGCAGATACAGCCGTACATGGTTACGGTGGATTCCTACTTAGAGGGTTACTAGACAAGGAATACAAACCTAACATGACGAGAGAAGAGGCTATAGCATTGCTGAAGAAGTGTAGACATGAAGTGCAAAACCGTTTCCTTATTTCGCAGTCCAACTTTGCCGCAAAAATCATAGACAAGGATGGTGTACATGATGTTGATATCAAGGATGATGATGTGCCAGAAGCATTCACTTCTAAACATCATACAGCCTACATGCCTATAGATGTGACCATGCAATAG